The DNA sequence GGAAAAAAAATCAGTAGAAGAATGGCCCCCGGTGGTGGGCGACTACACCACCGGCGATGTGGAAAGCGCAGTGGCCGTGGTAACCCTAGGCTCCCATATGGAAAATACGCCGGTAGATGCCGGGGCAAGTATTTCCGGGCCTTTACACACCGAAAACCTGGGAATTGAAAAGGTCATAGCCAACGTGGTTTCCAATCCAAACATCAGATTTTTAGTGGTGTGCGGTGCCGAAGTCCAGGGACATATCACCGGCCAGAGTATAAAGGCACTCTATGAAAATGGTGCCGACCCGGAAAAGAAAAGAATAAACGGCGCCACCGGAGCCATACCCTACGTGGAGAACCTGAATGAGGAAGCCATCCAGAGATTCCGGGACCAGGTAGAGGTAATTGACCTGGTAGATGTGGAAGACCCCCACCAGATCCAGGCCCAGATCAAAGAATGTCTGGCCCAGGATTCCGGTGCCTTTGAAGAGGAATCACTGGTAATAAAACTACCAAAAGAAGAGTTAAAAAGCACCCACTCTACTGAAAACACTTAAAACATAGGTTAAATTCCATCCTAACATTTATAGGGTCCATTCTATCCTGAGATTCGTGAATTTTATCCGTATTTGTTCACGAATCTCCAGGTACAATTGATCTATTGACAGAATATAGTTTTAGCAAAAACAGTACCAGCTTATTTTTTATTCATGAATTTCCTGTATAACAGTTCCGCTTCATCCAGAGCATGTTTTTCATCCCGATTAAGTGTTATGAAGGGATGATATTCCATCAAAACTCGGCTCTTTTTGAAGGTACGCCTCCAGGTGCCTACGATCTGACCATCTAAAGAGATGGTTGATCGGTAATGTCCCTGAAGGTATTTGCGCATTTTAAGGTCCAATGAAGCACTCCGATCACGGTAGGCAAAGAGATACTCATCATAGGTGGGTAAAAGATGGACCACGGGTAAGTTTGGCCCAGAATCTTCGCTAAGTGTTAACAAATTTTCTTCTTCAGAATACCAGTAAGTTTTCCCATTGATGGTTTCCTGCTTGAGTTCTAACTTAACTGCCTCTAATCCTGTTCGAGCATCAGCTGTCAGGAGTCCAGACCACCATATGAAGTCATGGAGAGTTGCCGGTCCACGGCTTTTGAAATAACGCCGGGTGAGCTCGGCCAGTGCTTCATCATCATCCATGTCAGATTCCGGGATCATATCCAGGGACATATAGAGGGGAACATTATTATCCACTCCACACTGACATATCAGCCCATCAAGGGAAGCTCTCTGCAGGATATAAGCTGCTCGTTGCCCTTCTGTGCCAATACCCTTTTTTCTGAGAATATCCAGTAATTCCTTCCGGTTAAGTTCAGTACCTCCTTCCAGTGATTCTTTTAACACCTGATTACTTTGTTTTAAAGTATCATCATCCAGTTCCAGTTCCCTGTATCGGCGTGTGTT is a window from the Methanobacterium formicicum genome containing:
- a CDS encoding winged helix DNA-binding domain-containing protein is translated as MTNLNSNIAMTRLHNQQLISTKFKKPLELISWLGAIQGQDYAGAKWALGLRLPGITDTYVENEFAAKTLLRTWLMRGTLQIVSADDIHWMLNLLAPRIIKKNTRRYRELELDDDTLKQSNQVLKESLEGGTELNRKELLDILRKKGIGTEGQRAAYILQRASLDGLICQCGVDNNVPLYMSLDMIPESDMDDDEALAELTRRYFKSRGPATLHDFIWWSGLLTADARTGLEAVKLELKQETINGKTYWYSEEENLLTLSEDSGPNLPVVHLLPTYDEYLFAYRDRSASLDLKMRKYLQGHYRSTISLDGQIVGTWRRTFKKSRVLMEYHPFITLNRDEKHALDEAELLYRKFMNKK
- the mtrA gene encoding tetrahydromethanopterin S-methyltransferase subunit A — encoded protein: MVEKKSVEEWPPVVGDYTTGDVESAVAVVTLGSHMENTPVDAGASISGPLHTENLGIEKVIANVVSNPNIRFLVVCGAEVQGHITGQSIKALYENGADPEKKRINGATGAIPYVENLNEEAIQRFRDQVEVIDLVDVEDPHQIQAQIKECLAQDSGAFEEESLVIKLPKEELKSTHSTENT